Proteins encoded by one window of Candidatus Woesearchaeota archaeon:
- a CDS encoding transcription initiation factor IIB: MPSFVKRCPECGSLDLHYNKDKGEIICKDCGLVIEDKMVDFDQEWREFDSEAAARKRRTGAPMTYTQFDQGLGTDVGRKADLYKFGGKTKNKFFRLRKWQQRISTAIERNLKLALSELKRVSSYLRLPGSVEEEASRIYTLAVQKGLVRGRSMESVVAGALYAACRRHDVPRTLDELGEASGIEKKEIGRTYRFITRELGIKILPSNPADYIARFASALKLSAETQSRSVEIIEEAQSVELTSGRGPTGIAAAALYVAALINGEKRTQREVADVAGVTEVTIRNRYKELLEKLELEKEIKKIKKKRKD; encoded by the coding sequence ATGCCATCATTTGTAAAACGCTGCCCAGAATGTGGTAGCTTAGATCTACATTATAACAAAGATAAAGGAGAAATTATCTGTAAAGATTGCGGTCTTGTCATTGAAGACAAGATGGTTGATTTTGACCAAGAATGGAGAGAATTTGACAGCGAAGCTGCAGCTCGAAAGCGTCGTACCGGCGCACCTATGACCTACACTCAGTTTGATCAAGGTCTTGGAACTGATGTTGGCCGAAAAGCCGATCTCTATAAGTTTGGTGGAAAGACCAAAAACAAATTCTTCAGATTACGTAAATGGCAACAACGAATCAGCACTGCTATTGAGCGTAACTTAAAACTTGCATTATCCGAGCTAAAAAGAGTATCATCCTATTTACGATTACCTGGTTCTGTTGAAGAAGAAGCTAGCCGCATTTACACACTCGCTGTACAAAAAGGTTTAGTTCGTGGACGAAGTATGGAAAGCGTTGTAGCTGGAGCACTCTATGCTGCTTGCAGGCGTCATGACGTTCCTCGTACACTTGATGAACTTGGTGAAGCCTCAGGTATTGAAAAAAAAGAAATCGGCCGGACATATCGTTTCATCACTCGAGAACTTGGCATTAAAATTCTTCCTAGTAATCCTGCTGATTACATTGCTCGATTCGCAAGCGCACTAAAACTTTCTGCAGAAACACAAAGTCGCAGTGTTGAAATTATTGAAGAAGCACAAAGCGTAGAACTCACCAGCGGTCGCGGACCAACAGGAATTGCAGCGGCAGCTTTATACGTTGCAGCACTCATCAACGGAGAGAAGCGTACGCAACGTGAAGTTGCAGATGTTGCTGGCGTTACTGAAGTTACTATAAGAAATCGTTACAAAGAACTTCTCGAGAAACTTGAGCTTGAAAAAGAAATTAAAAAGATTAAGAAAAAAAGAAAGGATTAA